From the Papaver somniferum cultivar HN1 chromosome 2, ASM357369v1, whole genome shotgun sequence genome, the window AAAGATTCAGCGCAAATGCACAATGTACTAGTCTTTTTTAGTTACAAAGAGAGATTTTTTAGGTCATTAGTCTTTCGAATATGCTAATTGACTAAGTGATTAACATCTGAATAGTGGATAACAACAGGGGCGAAGGGAGAGGGTGCATGTGGAGTCCATCGGCCctatacagtagaaactcttttaattaatactcgattattcaATAAATTcttttaaataatatttttggccgGTCCCGAGTCGGGGACAACATGCCAAATTATTAATTcactaaaattataagataatacattTTTGATGACCTATGTAGACCTCATATGAAATACAAATTAATAATGCATATCTATATTATACATTAGTGATTTACGCagactttttgaaaaatgatttaattgtcttctgtttttttactaaaatcaatatcgcattgaatttcatctctaatttttcttatcattgttTTGGTGTTGTTTTCCCATAGCTCAGCAAGAAATTATTCAACGTGATTGCCGCTTTAATAGCCTCGCTTCGTGAAGGGGGCTCTATTTTagaactttcatcatcttcttccacatCTTTATCAACTCCATAACGCTCCCGATTATTTCTTCATCGGTCAACAACTGTGTAACTTCATTTTCTTTTGGATAATTTTGGACATCTTTGACATTCATTGAATTGCGATAACCCAATTTCTCGATCAAATTTTGAAAGTATTGAGTGATTTTACTGTCTTTATGTTCATCCAAATTGTCTAAGCTTGTGTTATCTGTTGATCGAAGTTTACAATGACGAAAGCATTAATTTTGTCTAACTTGTGATATGAAATTTTTAtctataaattaataaaataatgtatcgtttaattaataaattttgatggtccCGACAGCATTAATTTATAGAATTTCTATCGTATATGATTTGAATTTCATTAATATTAGTTTTGGCATCTTGGGTGTCCGGATTAAAATTTTGATTGGTAACGACTTAATGACAGGCCAGCTGACATTACAATTGACTGGTGGAAGGAGTATTTTTGTTCGTTCCCACATCattaaaaagagaaaataaaCTAAATCCATGTTGCTGCGATTTAGAAGAGCAAAATACTAAATGTGAACATGGCAAAAACGGACGCACTAAATAACTCGGCACCTGCTAATTTTCAGGGGTGCGAGATCCACTGGCTTATTTTGTCGCCGTCGGTTTTGCTGATGTTTAGAGTGGGCACTTATTAGTACCTTTCGGCTAAAATGGTTTCTTAGAATAGagtccaataataataataaaaaaaaatcgccGAAAGATAATCTTCTGAAAGCATTTTTTCCGAAAGAAAATAATGAAGATTTTCTACTTTTTATTTGTACCGTAGCTTTACAACAGAGTCTACTAACCGAAAAGTCATTGAAAGTAGCAATCGCAAGTATAAGAGAATGTTAATTTAGCTTCCACTGCTAGTCTGCTACCAGTCTATAACCACGTATTATTATTACCACGTTTTCATTACATGTTGATTGGATTCTTTCTTTGAAAGTGCAGACATAAACGGCCACCACCGAAGTCAATAAGACGTGTAGTCAGTGTCCAAAATTTGGACCCATAACCCTACTAAGTCCATCTATTTCTTCCCGCTTTCTTGGAAATCCTAAGCATCTTATAAAACCGTTCACTGCCTCGAACGATTTCATCACTCAAAACACTCACAGAAAGAAAACCACCTGAGAAAGCATTTTCTTAAGATCAATAACCAATTCGATCCGAATGGCACAAGGTTTGgagaaatcaaaaaacaaaagtgAAGAGTTGAAGTCTTTGTCGGAAAATCTGAAGACAGTAGCTAAAGAACGTGAGAAAGAAGTAGCACCGGAAAAGCTTAGGATTAAGGATGCAATCGAAAAGCAAAATGGGAAAGAGATGCGAATTCATGCAAGGAATATGGTTCGCATGAGACAAGAAGTGGCAAATGATCATCAAATATCTCGTCGTATTGATTCAATGGTCGATTACTTCGACAAAGAACCGGAACAAAGCGCGGTGTTTAGCTTCATTCCGACTATTGTTGAAGCTATCGATTCTTCTTTAGCACCCGGAAATTCCAAGAAGTTAGCGACTACAGTGGATGAAATTGAGAAGCGATATTTCAGTGCTGAGGTAGTGTCGAAGTTTAAGTACTCGTCGATTACCGAAAACAGGCCGGTTTTTATGTCTGAAGAGGAGAAACTTTgtaatttgattcaaaaagtagCAGATGAATACAAATTGAAGGTTTCAGTTAGGTTAGAGCACTCACCGGGGATGTCGCCGACAGTTCGGGATGAAGTAAAATGGTTTGATGACTCTCAAGTTAAGACCAAAAGTACTAGCTGGTTCAACATATTCGCTTGTTACATGTGAATTTCAAGTTTTTGCATAAATTCTTTTCATAATTACTCTCTTACATTTAAACTGATTTCTAACGAGCTATTGTATTCAGAATTTGAAAGAAATAGCAATTCAATCAAAAATCTCCTTATGTTTATACACCAAGACAACTTGCACTGCTTCTTAAAAATTATCCTTAATTTTTATAAGACAAACTACCTATTTACTCGGTGTGAATTAGCTTTagccttagagcatctccaacagagggagaaaacattctttttttttgaatgacACATGATTTGGTGCCACCGTTTAGTTTAATATAAATGCATATCCAATAGTTAGATCCAACAAATTAAGAGATCAAATATTGAATATAAAGATTTAAAAAAAGtcttaactacactttcagaATGACCCCTAACTAATTACATgccatcaattttattttaaaaaaaaaatgatttttaataTGAAATTCGTCTAAATATTACTTTTGTTTATCTTAATCTAAAATACAGGGTATGACTTTAACTACTGGAGATAAATTTTCGTATAAAGGATCTTATTAAGATCTAGGGATAAAATCTAAACAAATGGAGATCTAATAATGACATCCACATAGGATTTTTTTGACctactattggagatgctcttaatgTACTTGATATTACCATGTAGATAATGGATGGTGTTCCACTTCAAAGCGACTTAAATTGTCAAGAGAAACGAAATTTGGTGCTACTATGCAGTGGTGGAACCAGAAAATGAATGTGGGTGGCTTGAAAACAAATTGGCTTGACTTGGGATGGCTTAAGCCTATTGTTTAGGCTTGATTTTTTGTAACCAAACACAATCGCACTacaaaatgtaatttttttttggactttgggctGACTTAAGCCATCCCAAGTCACTACATAGATCTGCCCCAGCTACTATGGGTCTAGAGCATCCGTgtaaccataatttttttttctttttgatcaatC encodes:
- the LOC113352250 gene encoding charged multivesicular body protein 1b-like, coding for MAQGLEKSKNKSEELKSLSENLKTVAKEREKEVAPEKLRIKDAIEKQNGKEMRIHARNMVRMRQEVANDHQISRRIDSMVDYFDKEPEQSAVFSFIPTIVEAIDSSLAPGNSKKLATTVDEIEKRYFSAEVVSKFKYSSITENRPVFMSEEEKLCNLIQKVADEYKLKVSVRLEHSPGMSPTVRDEVKWFDDSQVKTKSTSWFNIFACYM